In the genome of Candidatus Cloacimonadota bacterium, one region contains:
- a CDS encoding aspartate kinase codes for MAIIVKKFGGTSVGSVELIRSIAKKLAKAYRHGDQLVLVVSAMAKTTDNLFSLAYEITKHPSRREMDMLLTAGERISMSLLSLSLLEEGISSISFTGSQSGIITDDHHGNAKILKVNAFRIHEELAKEKIVIVAGFQGVSINKEITTLGRGGSDTSAVALACYLGADKCEIYTDVEGVYSADPRIVPHAHFISEIGYLDMLALSYNGSKVLHPRAVEFACRYKVPVEIKSSFTFESGTLIQQDESIKETMMEERQVNAIAHKESILRYCIEPDTTALLLLDKWHHEIYKINMLQKALELYVEEKYESEIDFMLEESKIKVISKDHCIGFVSLIGMGLAADPAFMAKVLRLCSESHIERISHSERSLELMMPSALVCKTVSILHQEFFGDNK; via the coding sequence ATGGCTATTATAGTAAAGAAATTTGGCGGTACTTCAGTAGGAAGCGTAGAGCTAATCCGTTCTATAGCCAAAAAGTTGGCGAAAGCATACCGTCATGGTGATCAACTGGTATTAGTAGTATCTGCTATGGCAAAAACCACAGATAACCTGTTTAGCCTGGCTTATGAGATCACAAAGCATCCCTCACGTAGAGAAATGGATATGTTGCTAACTGCCGGAGAGCGCATCTCTATGTCGCTATTATCATTATCTCTTTTGGAAGAGGGGATATCCTCAATATCTTTTACGGGATCTCAGAGCGGTATTATTACGGATGATCATCACGGAAACGCCAAGATATTGAAAGTAAATGCCTTTCGCATTCATGAAGAATTGGCTAAAGAGAAGATCGTGATTGTTGCCGGGTTTCAGGGCGTTAGCATTAATAAAGAGATCACTACTTTAGGACGCGGAGGTTCGGATACTTCTGCTGTTGCTTTGGCTTGTTATCTGGGCGCGGATAAGTGTGAAATATACACAGACGTAGAGGGCGTCTACTCCGCAGATCCAAGAATTGTGCCGCATGCCCACTTCATATCGGAAATTGGCTATTTGGATATGTTGGCACTAAGTTATAATGGGTCTAAGGTATTGCATCCGCGGGCAGTTGAGTTTGCCTGTAGATATAAGGTGCCTGTAGAAATAAAATCTTCATTCACTTTCGAATCTGGAACATTGATACAACAGGATGAAAGTATAAAGGAAACCATGATGGAAGAACGTCAAGTAAATGCCATAGCTCATAAAGAAAGTATTTTACGCTATTGTATTGAACCAGATACCACTGCTCTACTTTTATTGGATAAATGGCATCATGAGATTTATAAAATCAACATGCTACAAAAAGCTTTGGAACTATATGTAGAAGAAAAGTACGAATCCGAAATAGATTTTATGCTGGAAGAATCCAAAATTAAAGTAATAAGTAAAGATCATTGTATTGGTTTTGTATCACTTATAGGAATGGGACTTGCCGCCGATCCTGCCTTTATGGCAAAGGTGCTAAGATTGTGCAGCGAATCTCATATTGAACGAATATCTCATAGCGAACGCAGCCTGGAATTGATGATGCCTTCTGCCTTGGTTTGTAAAACAGTTTCGATTCTTCATCAAGAATTCTTTGGAGACAATAAATGA
- a CDS encoding CTP synthase, whose amino-acid sequence MAKYIFVMGGVLSSLGKGIATASIGLLLKSMGYKVVLQKFDPYLNVDPGTMSPFQHGEVFVTDDGAETDLDLGHYERFVDEALTSASSCSAGQIYESVIMNERKGVYLGKTVQVIPHVTNEIKSRITRLSEDNDIVITEIGGTVGDIESLPFLEAVRQLRLDLGTSNTLNILLTYVPYIKTAGELKTKPSQHSAYKLREIGIQPDILLCRSERPFDTEIYSKIALFTNVAKENVINAIDVKCVYEIPLIYKEANLPAIICRHFNLEACQSDLSQWKQFLENRSNSDGEVCIAVCGKYVKHHDAYKSIVESLHHAAAHIRKKLSIKWVDSEQNFKQQDLDKELSGMDGLLIPGGFGIRGIEGKITIAQYARTKNIPILGICLGMQVMAIEFARNMCNLEQANSTEFDETTPHPVIHLMEDQRYIDLVGGSMRLGAYTCKISKESLAYIAYNNSTISERHRHRYEFNNNFRNQLVRAGLHLSGVSQNDLLVEIIEYPPNRFYLGVQFHPEFKSRPNRPHPLFVELLKASAKM is encoded by the coding sequence TTGGCTAAATACATCTTCGTAATGGGAGGAGTGCTATCTTCCTTAGGCAAAGGAATTGCCACAGCATCAATTGGATTGCTATTAAAATCTATGGGTTATAAGGTGGTTTTGCAAAAATTCGACCCCTATTTGAATGTGGACCCGGGAACGATGAGCCCGTTCCAGCACGGAGAGGTGTTTGTAACTGATGATGGAGCCGAGACAGATTTGGATTTGGGACATTATGAACGCTTTGTGGATGAAGCTCTAACATCTGCAAGCAGTTGTAGTGCCGGACAAATCTACGAAAGCGTAATAATGAATGAACGTAAGGGAGTGTATCTGGGCAAAACCGTTCAGGTAATCCCTCACGTAACAAATGAAATAAAAAGCCGGATAACCCGGTTATCCGAAGATAATGATATTGTTATTACCGAGATTGGAGGCACAGTGGGCGATATTGAAAGCTTGCCTTTTTTGGAAGCCGTGCGCCAACTGCGCCTTGATCTTGGCACTAGTAACACACTCAATATCTTGCTTACTTATGTACCCTACATAAAAACTGCAGGCGAGCTGAAAACTAAACCTTCTCAGCATAGTGCATATAAACTTAGAGAGATTGGTATTCAACCAGATATACTGCTGTGCAGAAGTGAAAGACCATTTGACACAGAGATCTATTCCAAAATCGCTCTATTTACCAACGTAGCCAAGGAAAACGTGATAAATGCCATAGATGTTAAGTGTGTGTATGAGATTCCACTAATCTATAAAGAAGCAAATCTACCGGCAATAATATGTCGACACTTCAATTTGGAAGCCTGCCAATCCGATCTAAGCCAGTGGAAACAATTCTTGGAAAACCGCTCTAATAGCGATGGTGAAGTATGTATTGCGGTTTGCGGTAAATACGTGAAACATCACGACGCCTATAAAAGCATAGTAGAATCCCTGCACCACGCTGCTGCCCACATTCGTAAGAAGTTGAGTATTAAGTGGGTAGATTCGGAGCAGAATTTTAAGCAGCAAGATTTGGATAAGGAACTAAGTGGAATGGATGGCTTACTGATTCCTGGAGGTTTTGGCATAAGAGGAATCGAAGGAAAAATCACTATCGCCCAATATGCCAGAACCAAAAACATACCAATCTTAGGAATCTGCTTGGGAATGCAGGTGATGGCAATTGAATTTGCCCGCAATATGTGCAATTTAGAGCAAGCAAACAGTACCGAATTTGACGAAACGACTCCTCATCCGGTGATTCACCTTATGGAAGACCAACGCTATATTGATCTTGTAGGCGGCTCTATGCGTTTAGGCGCATACACTTGTAAGATATCAAAGGAAAGTTTGGCATACATAGCATACAACAATTCTACAATCAGCGAAAGACACCGCCATCGCTATGAGTTTAACAACAACTTTCGCAATCAACTTGTTCGGGCCGGGTTACACCTTAGCGGAGTATCTCAAAATGACCTTCTGGTAGAAATTATTGAATACCCTCCAAACCGTTTTTACCTTGGGGTACAATTCCATCCTGAATTTAAATCGCGTCCAAATCGACCTCACCCGCTTTTCGTAGAACTGCTAAAAGCATCGGCAAAAATGTAA
- a CDS encoding aminotransferase class III-fold pyridoxal phosphate-dependent enzyme, with protein sequence MADKLKLEKSMAMYEEAQKLVPGAVAGIRRPYNFVQGEYPIYFDHGKGGRITDIDGNEYIDFLCAYGPIIIGYREEEIDHAVQEQINNKGFCFSLTQPQQNELVRKLQEVIPSCEMAALVKTGSDATTIAIRVARAYTGKTKIARCGYHGWHDWCVEVKGGIPEKFYEDTLEFHYNDLDGLETILKANRDDMAAIIVTPVGHPLAAPVQMPKPGYLEGVRALADKYGALLIFDEIRSGFRVSLGGAQQYFGVTPDLSTFGKAMANGYAIAALVGKREPMMVLADKVFLSSTFFPNTDSIVAALKTIEILQRDKILDIIKEKGDQFGIDVQKVIDESGLPVEFSGAPWMPFITFSKDETGLYKKLRTEFYTQLIRRRVFLQPYHHGYICYRHTDEDIAYTVNAIRESLNELKKLV encoded by the coding sequence ATGGCAGATAAATTGAAGCTTGAAAAAAGCATGGCAATGTATGAGGAAGCACAAAAGCTAGTTCCCGGTGCAGTTGCCGGCATCCGCAGACCCTACAACTTTGTACAGGGTGAATATCCAATATATTTCGATCATGGCAAAGGTGGGCGCATAACCGATATCGATGGCAATGAATACATAGATTTCTTGTGCGCTTACGGCCCTATCATAATCGGCTACCGCGAAGAAGAAATTGACCATGCCGTCCAGGAACAAATAAATAACAAGGGGTTTTGCTTTTCACTTACTCAACCCCAACAAAATGAATTAGTACGTAAGCTTCAGGAAGTGATTCCATCCTGTGAAATGGCCGCGTTAGTAAAAACTGGAAGTGACGCAACTACCATAGCCATACGCGTAGCCCGTGCCTATACTGGTAAAACAAAAATTGCCCGCTGTGGGTATCATGGCTGGCACGATTGGTGCGTGGAAGTAAAGGGCGGAATTCCAGAAAAGTTTTATGAAGATACTCTGGAATTTCATTACAACGATCTGGACGGGCTAGAAACAATCCTTAAAGCCAACAGAGATGACATGGCAGCAATAATTGTTACACCGGTGGGACACCCCCTTGCCGCTCCGGTTCAGATGCCGAAACCGGGATACCTGGAGGGCGTGCGCGCATTAGCCGATAAGTATGGTGCCTTATTGATCTTTGATGAGATTCGAAGCGGATTTAGAGTTTCACTTGGAGGAGCACAGCAGTACTTTGGAGTAACTCCAGATCTCTCTACGTTTGGCAAGGCAATGGCAAATGGTTATGCCATAGCAGCTTTGGTAGGCAAACGCGAGCCGATGATGGTTTTGGCAGACAAGGTGTTTCTTTCTTCAACATTCTTCCCAAACACCGACAGTATAGTAGCAGCTCTTAAAACAATTGAGATTTTGCAGCGCGATAAGATCTTGGATATTATTAAAGAAAAAGGTGATCAGTTTGGCATTGATGTTCAAAAGGTAATAGATGAATCCGGGCTTCCGGTTGAGTTTTCTGGAGCCCCCTGGATGCCTTTTATAACATTCTCTAAAGATGAAACTGGTTTGTATAAAAAGCTTAGAACAGAATTCTATACCCAGCTTATCCGCCGCCGAGTATTTTTACAACCCTATCATCATGGATATATCTGCTACAGACACACTGATGAGGATATAGCTTATACGGTAAATGCTATCAGAGAATCTCTTAACGAACTGAAAAAGCTTGTCTAA